Proteins encoded in a region of the Elizabethkingia bruuniana genome:
- a CDS encoding AraC family transcriptional regulator, whose product MKSLQFSVPANTNKSISIQEDIMTHFYPYFHRHDETQIMWIVKGHGTLAIEQNLLNFSDGDIFYLGANQAHVFKADFKKNEKHKVHAISIFFDPRKKISGVFDLPEFEELKDFISDSEVGFQVSQELKADVSSKIKQLQQLKGIEQIICFIKILNDLMQNKTLHIPLSAGKNTSNHISDNDKRIIDAQSYIRKNFAQQKLTLDDIAEQACLTPQAFCRSFKKRTGITYIQYLNELRVQRACKLLTSSGMNSISSVAFNSGFNSLTNFNRVFRTIMKYSPKEYLKRYKETIMD is encoded by the coding sequence ATGAAAAGTCTTCAGTTTTCTGTTCCTGCCAATACTAATAAAAGTATTAGTATTCAGGAAGACATTATGACTCATTTTTATCCTTATTTCCACCGTCACGACGAAACACAGATTATGTGGATTGTGAAAGGACACGGAACATTGGCAATAGAGCAAAACCTTTTAAACTTCAGTGATGGAGATATTTTTTATCTTGGTGCTAATCAGGCTCACGTTTTCAAAGCAGATTTTAAAAAAAATGAAAAGCACAAGGTTCATGCAATATCTATTTTCTTTGATCCCAGGAAAAAGATTTCCGGAGTCTTTGATTTACCTGAATTTGAAGAACTGAAAGATTTTATATCCGACTCTGAAGTTGGCTTTCAGGTATCACAGGAATTGAAAGCAGACGTCAGCAGTAAAATAAAACAACTACAACAGCTAAAGGGTATAGAACAGATTATTTGCTTTATAAAGATTCTTAACGATCTTATGCAAAATAAAACATTACATATTCCCCTGTCTGCCGGAAAGAATACATCTAATCACATTTCCGACAACGATAAAAGGATTATAGATGCCCAAAGTTATATCAGGAAAAACTTTGCCCAACAAAAACTTACATTGGATGATATTGCAGAACAGGCTTGCCTTACACCACAGGCATTTTGCAGATCATTCAAAAAACGGACGGGCATTACTTATATTCAGTATCTCAATGAACTGCGTGTGCAGCGAGCATGTAAACTGCTTACATCTTCGGGAATGAACAGTATTTCTTCTGTTGCTTTCAATAGTGGTTTTAATAGCTTGACTAATTTCAATCGTGTATTTCGTACAATTATGAAATATTCACCCAAAGAATATTTAAAGCGGTATAAAGAGACTATAATGGATTAA
- a CDS encoding dihydrodipicolinate synthase family protein — protein MSTKLNWEGIYPAVLTPFTKDGEIDFEMFAKNTEAQIKAGVHGIILAGTLGEASALETEEKFELLKFAKTITGGRIPVILNLSENTTRNAVNYAKKAKELGADGLMLLPPMRYKADNCEVVEYFKAVASATDLPILIYNNPVDYGIHVTLEMFDELITYPTIQAVKESTRDLANVTRMINRFGKRIKILGGVDTICLETLMLGADGLVAGLVDAFPNETMAMYNYVKSGDYDKAVAIYRWFMPLLELDIHPKLIQYIKLAASAEGISNPYVRAPRLELHGEEADRINKIITDGIANRPVLD, from the coding sequence ATGAGTACAAAACTTAACTGGGAAGGAATTTACCCGGCTGTGTTAACTCCTTTTACAAAGGATGGAGAAATAGATTTTGAAATGTTTGCAAAAAACACCGAAGCCCAGATTAAAGCAGGTGTGCATGGTATTATCCTTGCCGGTACATTAGGAGAAGCAAGTGCTTTGGAAACAGAAGAAAAATTTGAGCTTCTTAAGTTTGCTAAAACCATCACAGGCGGCAGAATCCCGGTTATTCTTAATCTTTCAGAAAATACAACCAGGAATGCAGTTAATTATGCTAAGAAGGCAAAAGAATTAGGAGCTGACGGACTTATGCTGCTTCCGCCAATGCGTTATAAAGCAGATAATTGTGAGGTTGTAGAATATTTCAAAGCTGTAGCTTCAGCAACAGATCTTCCTATTCTTATTTATAATAATCCTGTAGATTATGGAATTCATGTAACTCTGGAAATGTTTGATGAATTAATAACCTATCCTACTATTCAGGCTGTTAAAGAATCTACAAGAGACCTTGCAAACGTTACCAGAATGATTAACCGCTTTGGTAAAAGAATTAAAATACTGGGTGGTGTAGATACAATTTGTCTGGAAACTCTAATGCTAGGTGCAGATGGTTTAGTCGCGGGACTTGTAGATGCTTTCCCAAATGAAACAATGGCAATGTATAATTACGTTAAGTCCGGAGACTATGATAAAGCTGTGGCTATCTACCGTTGGTTTATGCCTTTGCTGGAATTGGATATACACCCGAAACTTATTCAGTATATAAAACTGGCTGCGTCTGCCGAAGGAATAAGCAATCCTTATGTAAGAGCACCAAGATTGGAGTTGCATGGCGAAGAAGCTGACAGAATTAATAAAATAATTACTGATGGTATTGCTAATCGTCCTGTATTAGACTAA
- a CDS encoding aldehyde dehydrogenase (NADP(+)) has product MIEETSFQVIDQKARQAANAYQFLKNTTIKERAAFMNAVADKIEALGGNLLTTAHAETSLPLARLTGEKARTIGQWRSYAKAVTTGIYTEARIDLPQASQAKADLRKYNVGLGPVAVFGASNFPFAFSTAGGDTASAIGAGCPVIVKAHPAHPETSQIMADAIAEAVKEFGWPEGIFSHITGKSNDIGAYLIQHNEIKAAAFTGSFAGGKALFDLGNQRKEPIPVFAEMGSINPVFAFQNQLTVKAEQLAKEYAASLTLGVGQFCTNPGIFIAEAGDSFERFIAALQNEILNIIPVNMLHKGIFENFEKYKKLICSQPDVSTISEVNSDISEWEGRAIVIETTAANFIKNNILSEEVFGPFGIIVKCNSKDEMLQIAQQLQGQLTITIAATNEDVHLNIDIMNIVKDKCGRLLFNGMPTGVEVVYGMQHGGPYPSTTDARFTSVGPDAVKRFVRPIAFQNWPDEFLPEELKNENTLQISRIVDGEIHSGSLKN; this is encoded by the coding sequence ATGATTGAAGAAACATCTTTTCAGGTAATTGATCAGAAAGCCCGACAGGCTGCTAATGCTTACCAGTTTCTGAAAAATACAACAATAAAAGAACGTGCAGCATTTATGAATGCTGTTGCGGACAAAATTGAAGCATTAGGTGGAAATTTGCTTACTACTGCACATGCAGAAACATCTTTGCCATTAGCCCGATTGACGGGAGAAAAAGCAAGAACTATAGGCCAATGGAGAAGTTATGCTAAAGCTGTGACTACCGGAATCTATACAGAAGCCAGAATAGATCTTCCTCAAGCTTCCCAAGCAAAAGCAGATTTGCGTAAATACAATGTTGGCTTGGGTCCTGTTGCTGTTTTTGGAGCCAGTAATTTTCCGTTTGCATTTTCTACAGCTGGCGGCGATACTGCCAGTGCTATTGGGGCAGGCTGTCCTGTTATTGTAAAAGCACATCCTGCACATCCTGAAACATCACAGATAATGGCAGATGCAATAGCAGAGGCTGTAAAAGAATTTGGATGGCCGGAAGGTATATTCAGTCATATTACCGGAAAGTCTAATGATATTGGTGCATATTTAATCCAACATAATGAAATAAAAGCAGCGGCATTTACAGGTTCCTTTGCAGGAGGAAAGGCATTGTTTGATTTAGGGAATCAGCGTAAAGAGCCTATCCCCGTATTTGCAGAGATGGGAAGTATAAATCCCGTTTTTGCCTTTCAGAATCAGTTAACTGTTAAGGCAGAACAACTGGCTAAAGAATATGCTGCATCATTAACTTTAGGTGTCGGACAGTTTTGTACTAACCCCGGAATATTCATTGCTGAAGCTGGTGATAGTTTTGAACGTTTCATAGCAGCACTTCAGAATGAAATTTTGAATATAATACCTGTGAATATGTTACATAAAGGAATTTTTGAAAACTTTGAAAAATATAAAAAACTGATTTGCTCTCAGCCTGATGTTTCTACTATTTCAGAAGTTAATTCAGATATTTCGGAATGGGAAGGACGTGCTATTGTTATAGAGACAACGGCAGCTAATTTTATTAAAAACAATATTTTAAGTGAAGAGGTTTTCGGTCCATTTGGAATCATTGTAAAATGCAATTCCAAAGATGAAATGCTCCAGATTGCGCAACAGTTACAAGGGCAATTGACTATTACTATTGCTGCAACTAATGAAGATGTGCACCTGAATATTGATATAATGAATATTGTAAAAGACAAGTGCGGAAGACTTTTATTCAACGGAATGCCAACGGGTGTAGAAGTTGTTTACGGAATGCAGCATGGCGGTCCTTATCCTTCGACTACCGATGCCCGTTTCACATCTGTAGGACCAGATGCCGTTAAAAGATTTGTTCGCCCAATAGCTTTTCAGAATTGGCCGGATGAATTTTTACCGGAGGAACTCAAGAACGAGAATACACTGCAAATTAGCCGGATTGTTGATGGAGAAATACATTCAGGATCATTAAAAAATTAA
- a CDS encoding 4-hydroxyproline epimerase: MNRTFFCIDSHTCGCPVRLVAGGGPVLKGNTMMERRLHFMKEYDWIRKGLMFEPRGHDMMSGSILYPPIDEANDTGVLYIETSGCLPMCGHGTIGTVTIAIEEGLVVPKIPGKLRLETPAGLVLIDYAQEGKKVTSVKLTNVKSFLYAEDLEVDCPDLGLIKVDVAYGGNFYGIIDPQENFRDISDFTASQLIHYGKMIRKLLNEKYSFIHPEDENINGLSHIQWTGNPVDPKASGRNAVLVGENALDRSPCGTGTSARMAQWYAKGKLKEGEEFIHESYIGSQFIGRIEAETTIDGRPAIIPSVEGWARITGYNHIIIDDEDPYWLGFQVM, encoded by the coding sequence ATGAACAGAACTTTTTTTTGTATAGATTCTCATACCTGCGGTTGCCCTGTACGTCTTGTTGCGGGTGGCGGTCCTGTTTTAAAAGGAAATACAATGATGGAGCGCAGACTCCATTTTATGAAAGAATATGATTGGATTCGTAAAGGATTGATGTTCGAACCCAGAGGACATGATATGATGAGTGGCAGTATCCTCTACCCTCCTATTGATGAAGCAAATGATACAGGGGTACTTTATATCGAAACCAGTGGCTGCCTGCCTATGTGTGGACACGGAACTATTGGCACTGTAACTATTGCTATAGAAGAAGGTTTGGTGGTTCCGAAAATCCCAGGTAAACTAAGATTAGAAACTCCTGCAGGTTTGGTTCTTATCGATTATGCACAAGAGGGCAAAAAGGTGACATCTGTAAAGCTGACAAATGTAAAGTCTTTTCTGTACGCAGAAGATTTAGAAGTCGACTGTCCGGATTTGGGTCTGATAAAAGTTGATGTAGCCTATGGTGGTAATTTTTACGGGATTATAGATCCACAGGAAAACTTTAGAGATATTTCAGATTTCACAGCAAGCCAGCTCATTCATTACGGAAAGATGATCAGGAAATTACTAAATGAAAAATACAGTTTTATACATCCTGAAGATGAAAACATTAACGGGCTAAGCCATATTCAGTGGACAGGAAATCCTGTGGATCCTAAAGCAAGTGGCCGCAATGCTGTATTAGTAGGAGAAAATGCATTGGATCGATCCCCTTGTGGAACGGGAACTTCTGCAAGGATGGCTCAGTGGTATGCGAAAGGAAAACTAAAAGAAGGTGAAGAATTTATTCACGAAAGCTATATAGGCTCTCAATTTATTGGCAGAATTGAGGCTGAAACAACAATCGACGGAAGACCCGCTATCATCCCTTCAGTCGAAGGATGGGCCAGAATTACAGGTTATAATCATATTATTATCGACGATGAAGATCCTTATTGGTTGGGATTTCAGGTTATGTAA
- a CDS encoding NAD(P)/FAD-dependent oxidoreductase yields MTQNKGKALVIGAGIAGLSSAYYLLKKGWQVEILEQNDLSNNCSYGNAGMIVPSHFTPLAAPGVVAQGFRWMFSSKSPFYVKPSLSTKLISWGLQFLKHSNQKHVDASASAIRDLNLASSKLYNELAKTEDFNFELNQNGILMLYKTEKVAEEEIELAHIAKELGLDVDVLDRKGIQDLEPSINLDVIGGINYKCDGHLDPRKLMTQMISYLKNNGVTFYTQHRVSGFETSESRINAVIANGKKFTADQYIMTGGSFLPELAQKAGIKIQLMPGKGYSFMYTPENSAYKLEHAALLLEARVAVTPMSGQIRFGGTMELAQHQHKINMNRVEGIVASIPKYMPDFRVTLPKESEIWYGYRPCAPDGLPYLGASSKLKNLIIAGGGGMMGLSLGPVFGRTVSEIANGEKLSVDIDIFRPERFN; encoded by the coding sequence ATGACACAGAATAAAGGAAAAGCACTTGTTATAGGTGCAGGAATCGCAGGACTAAGCTCCGCATATTATCTGTTAAAAAAAGGTTGGCAGGTAGAGATACTGGAACAAAATGATTTGTCCAATAACTGTTCGTATGGAAATGCCGGAATGATTGTACCCAGTCACTTTACACCCTTGGCTGCACCTGGTGTCGTAGCACAGGGGTTCCGATGGATGTTCAGCAGCAAGAGTCCGTTTTATGTAAAACCCTCTTTAAGTACCAAACTAATTTCCTGGGGATTACAATTCTTAAAGCATTCTAATCAGAAGCATGTTGATGCTTCCGCATCTGCAATAAGAGATCTTAATTTAGCCAGCAGCAAGCTATATAATGAGTTGGCAAAAACTGAAGATTTCAATTTTGAGCTTAATCAGAATGGTATTCTGATGTTGTATAAAACAGAAAAAGTTGCTGAAGAAGAAATAGAGTTAGCCCATATTGCTAAAGAATTAGGATTAGATGTTGATGTTCTGGATCGGAAAGGAATTCAGGATCTGGAACCGAGTATTAATCTGGATGTGATTGGTGGTATCAATTACAAATGCGATGGTCATCTAGATCCCAGAAAATTAATGACTCAAATGATTTCTTATCTCAAGAATAATGGTGTTACTTTTTATACTCAGCATCGTGTTTCAGGCTTTGAGACTTCGGAAAGCAGAATTAATGCAGTTATTGCCAACGGAAAGAAATTTACAGCAGATCAGTACATTATGACAGGAGGTTCTTTTCTCCCTGAATTAGCACAAAAAGCAGGTATAAAAATACAGTTAATGCCGGGTAAGGGCTACTCTTTTATGTACACGCCAGAAAACTCTGCATATAAACTCGAACATGCTGCATTACTACTGGAAGCAAGAGTTGCTGTAACACCTATGAGCGGGCAGATAAGGTTTGGCGGTACAATGGAACTTGCTCAGCATCAGCATAAAATTAATATGAACCGGGTCGAAGGTATTGTTGCATCTATACCGAAGTATATGCCGGATTTTCGGGTAACTCTTCCAAAAGAATCTGAAATCTGGTATGGTTACAGACCTTGTGCTCCGGACGGACTTCCCTATCTCGGAGCTTCTTCTAAACTGAAAAACCTAATAATTGCAGGTGGTGGTGGTATGATGGGGTTAAGTCTTGGTCCGGTTTTCGGGAGAACTGTTTCTGAAATTGCTAATGGAGAAAAGCTCTCTGTTGACATTGATATTTTCAGACCTGAAAGATTTAACTAG
- a CDS encoding alpha/beta hydrolase family esterase, with amino-acid sequence MKAKKIFTDYMLKIAFSVSFMLFFSCESKELGTVEELQTKVNASSVLSADNLESGQKTYTFSQAAGGQRSYYISIPESYNKDKKYKLLFVFAGTNSTGESMYDWMGQGWNAKVSGLEKLMDNTIFVYPDQKYIWQDNEGKDIKGWALGDYAAPFNGRHDIQFTKELLELIQKNYSIDSNRIFATGHSWGGDMTNVTAYFLKGIFRAVAPIAANKPYWFENNGAFIHDPNYRANTAVWVFFGLKDDYFKDDSIDGDFGKQQADFWVYENGGNIDNYTSKQIGNKGDVTLTYPGTSQVKLTLYDYGQYSGGGSARGHQPPDYYFKAVADWFNKF; translated from the coding sequence ATGAAAGCAAAAAAAATATTTACAGATTATATGTTAAAAATAGCTTTTTCTGTAAGCTTTATGTTATTTTTTTCTTGTGAGAGCAAAGAACTCGGGACAGTAGAAGAATTACAGACAAAAGTAAATGCCTCATCCGTTCTTTCTGCTGATAACCTGGAGAGCGGGCAGAAAACTTACACTTTCTCACAAGCAGCCGGTGGCCAAAGAAGTTATTATATCTCTATCCCTGAAAGTTATAACAAAGACAAGAAGTATAAGCTTTTATTTGTTTTTGCGGGCACTAATTCAACTGGTGAGTCTATGTATGACTGGATGGGTCAGGGATGGAATGCTAAAGTTTCAGGTCTGGAAAAGCTCATGGATAACACTATTTTTGTTTATCCGGACCAGAAATATATATGGCAGGATAATGAAGGCAAAGATATAAAAGGATGGGCACTCGGCGATTATGCAGCTCCATTTAACGGTAGGCACGATATTCAGTTTACCAAAGAACTTTTGGAACTGATTCAAAAGAATTATTCAATTGACAGTAACCGTATTTTTGCAACAGGACATTCCTGGGGCGGAGATATGACCAACGTTACTGCTTACTTTCTAAAAGGAATCTTTAGAGCTGTAGCACCAATTGCAGCCAATAAACCTTATTGGTTCGAAAATAACGGGGCATTCATCCATGATCCAAATTATCGTGCGAATACAGCTGTATGGGTATTCTTCGGGCTTAAGGATGATTATTTTAAAGATGATAGTATTGACGGAGATTTTGGAAAGCAGCAGGCAGATTTTTGGGTTTATGAAAACGGTGGAAATATTGATAACTATACATCAAAACAAATTGGAAATAAAGGAGATGTTACACTAACTTACCCTGGAACCTCGCAGGTAAAGCTTACTTTATATGATTATGGCCAATATTCCGGTGGCGGAAGTGCAAGAGGCCATCAGCCGCCAGATTATTACTTCAAAGCTGTTGCAGACTGGTTCAATAAGTTTTAA
- a CDS encoding GLPGLI family protein gives MKKLVFLLFIFCIALQTSIAAQRFTYEYKYAIDSTRKDSLNTEHMILDISKSGSKFYSKAKYESDSLIKAEVEKQMKMGSSNIQMKSGYKGSINFSVEKTYPDFKTYLLTNVGAIGGVSKYKVLDDRKMEWKILKEQQKIGEFNAQKAETNFAGRKWTAWFTTDIPFQDGPYKFHGLPGLIVKIESADKTHSMELKGVKKITEEQLTASNSSELSILRNKPLDISQNQYTKLVDQYKKDPGQSMRELLNRPGMKMKFNVNGKEVTDPNDMIRQIEKTAKDKLKKENNPIELKLD, from the coding sequence ATGAAAAAATTAGTATTTCTTCTTTTCATATTTTGTATTGCTTTGCAGACATCAATAGCAGCACAAAGATTTACTTATGAGTATAAATATGCTATAGATTCTACACGAAAGGATTCTTTAAACACGGAGCATATGATTTTAGATATCAGTAAATCGGGTTCTAAATTCTATAGTAAAGCCAAATATGAAAGCGACAGCCTTATAAAAGCTGAAGTAGAAAAGCAAATGAAAATGGGTTCCTCTAACATTCAGATGAAATCAGGATATAAAGGAAGCATTAATTTCTCTGTGGAGAAAACTTACCCGGACTTCAAAACCTATTTACTAACTAACGTCGGAGCTATAGGTGGTGTATCTAAATATAAAGTTTTGGATGACAGAAAAATGGAGTGGAAGATTCTGAAAGAGCAACAAAAAATAGGAGAGTTTAATGCTCAGAAAGCCGAGACTAATTTTGCCGGAAGAAAATGGACAGCATGGTTTACTACTGATATTCCTTTTCAGGATGGACCATATAAATTCCATGGACTTCCCGGTTTAATCGTAAAAATTGAAAGCGCGGATAAAACACATAGCATGGAACTGAAAGGCGTAAAAAAAATAACAGAAGAGCAGCTTACAGCAAGCAATTCATCTGAATTATCCATCTTGAGAAATAAACCACTGGATATTTCCCAAAATCAGTATACCAAACTAGTAGATCAGTACAAAAAAGATCCCGGACAAAGCATGCGTGAACTCCTCAACAGGCCCGGGATGAAAATGAAATTCAATGTAAACGGGAAGGAAGTTACAGATCCTAATGATATGATTCGTCAGATTGAAAAAACGGCGAAAGACAAATTAAAGAAAGAAAATAATCCTATAGAGCTAAAACTCGATTAA
- a CDS encoding GLPGLI family protein: MKSTISFICLLFVLTLQGQVQRFIYEYKFTNDSLKKDSLKSEYMFLDVQKAGSKYYSKKQFDSDSIQTIAVIKQMKMNPGSISINKSFGEGGIDYIIEKSYPDFRIDFSTSVGVGFGNTDYKVLDDRKLSWKILPDKQKIGEFEAQKAETSFAGRKWIAWFTTEIPFQDGPYKFHGLPGLIVKIEDAKHTHIMELKAVKKIPERQLTKDEIDAVAYKEKMGKRLSVNQNQYKRLIEQYKNDPVQGYREMMNKPNTKVSINIDGRIISDNAEILKQMDKTAREQIKRENNLIEQQL; this comes from the coding sequence ATGAAAAGTACGATATCATTTATTTGCTTACTCTTTGTATTGACATTACAGGGGCAGGTTCAGCGTTTTATTTATGAATATAAATTTACAAACGATTCGTTGAAAAAAGATTCTCTGAAATCGGAATATATGTTTCTGGATGTCCAAAAGGCAGGTTCAAAATATTATAGTAAAAAACAATTTGATTCTGATTCTATCCAGACAATTGCCGTTATTAAACAAATGAAAATGAATCCTGGTAGTATTTCCATAAACAAAAGTTTTGGTGAAGGAGGTATAGATTATATTATAGAGAAAAGCTATCCGGATTTCAGAATTGATTTCAGCACTTCTGTAGGCGTAGGCTTTGGTAATACAGATTATAAGGTTTTAGACGATCGTAAACTTAGCTGGAAAATATTGCCGGATAAACAAAAAATAGGAGAGTTTGAGGCACAAAAAGCGGAAACTTCATTTGCCGGAAGAAAATGGATTGCATGGTTTACAACTGAAATTCCTTTTCAGGACGGTCCCTATAAGTTCCATGGACTTCCGGGGCTTATTGTAAAAATTGAAGATGCTAAACATACGCATATTATGGAGCTAAAAGCTGTAAAGAAAATTCCTGAGCGCCAGCTGACTAAAGATGAAATAGATGCGGTTGCTTATAAAGAAAAAATGGGTAAGAGATTATCTGTGAATCAGAATCAGTATAAAAGACTTATAGAGCAATATAAAAACGATCCTGTACAAGGCTACCGCGAAATGATGAATAAACCGAATACGAAAGTTAGCATTAATATTGACGGGCGTATTATTAGTGATAATGCTGAGATTCTGAAGCAAATGGATAAAACAGCACGGGAGCAGATAAAACGTGAAAATAATCTTATAGAACAGCAATTATAA
- a CDS encoding GLPGLI family protein, translated as MKKILYLFLAGYGILYAQNQKFVYEYKFVPDSTNTSNIKSEITHLEVTPKGSVFYSYEVYKSDSLAKADLEKQLKATGAINVKSGMRKGLFRDKILKTYPDFKITQESSTTGKALKIVDDRKLNWNILPDKQKIGNYDTQKAETYFAGRKWTAWFTTEVPIQDGPYKFHGLPGFIVKIEDAAKSHTFELKGVSKLVTSYNEEMTLHQKAVEVPYPQYVKIYKMYRKDPLAEFRQRMATISNQTIRDASGNPIDMNKMLKDRELQELERLKKDNNILELDLIK; from the coding sequence ATGAAGAAAATCCTCTATTTATTCCTTGCCGGATACGGCATATTATATGCACAAAATCAAAAATTTGTATATGAATACAAGTTTGTTCCGGATTCAACGAATACAAGCAATATTAAATCTGAAATTACCCATCTGGAAGTTACTCCAAAAGGCTCGGTATTTTATAGTTATGAAGTTTATAAAAGTGATTCTTTGGCAAAAGCAGATCTGGAAAAACAGCTCAAAGCTACAGGTGCTATTAATGTTAAGTCAGGCATGCGAAAAGGATTATTCAGAGATAAAATACTAAAAACCTATCCTGATTTTAAAATTACTCAGGAAAGCTCAACAACAGGAAAAGCTTTAAAAATTGTTGATGATCGTAAACTCAATTGGAATATACTACCGGACAAACAAAAAATAGGAAACTATGATACACAGAAAGCCGAGACATATTTTGCAGGAAGGAAATGGACAGCATGGTTTACCACTGAAGTTCCTATTCAGGATGGTCCCTATAAGTTTCATGGACTTCCTGGTTTCATTGTAAAAATTGAAGATGCAGCTAAGTCTCATACTTTCGAACTAAAAGGTGTAAGTAAGCTCGTGACTTCCTATAATGAGGAAATGACTTTACATCAGAAAGCTGTAGAAGTACCTTATCCTCAGTATGTAAAGATTTACAAAATGTACCGCAAAGATCCTTTGGCAGAGTTTAGACAGAGAATGGCTACTATTTCTAATCAAACGATAAGAGACGCCAGTGGAAATCCAATTGACATGAATAAAATGCTGAAAGATCGTGAGCTACAGGAACTGGAAAGACTGAAAAAAGATAATAATATTTTAGAACTGGATTTAATAAAATAA
- a CDS encoding GLPGLI family protein — protein MKFTITFFLCISSLMYSQTNRYIYQLTFTDNIIKNTKRNVNMVLDINPKDVKFYEYGFLETDSLNKLPDAIRHYRGSETKQLLKRDLNSFNNTNFYRVSDYFAFPSEDPIKWTLSNETKQIDTYKVQKATTDFGGRKWTAWFAPDIQINEGPYKFRGLPGLIFEISDNEGHFHYKLVKNKNYNKTQSTENFLETYYGKSPTNISMVMYKKLFLDYYNDPFAWARGAPEGRWSIKIGDKEYKTKADLKEATENSQKEMRDSYNPIEKNNAVTLK, from the coding sequence ATGAAATTCACAATTACCTTTTTTTTGTGTATCAGTTCTCTGATGTATTCACAAACTAATAGATATATCTATCAACTAACCTTTACCGATAACATTATTAAAAATACCAAACGGAATGTTAATATGGTACTGGACATTAACCCTAAGGATGTAAAATTCTATGAATATGGATTTCTGGAAACAGATTCCTTAAATAAACTTCCGGATGCAATAAGACATTATAGAGGCAGTGAAACGAAACAATTATTAAAGAGAGATCTGAATTCTTTTAATAATACTAACTTTTACAGAGTTAGTGACTATTTTGCTTTTCCTTCAGAAGATCCTATTAAATGGACTTTATCTAATGAAACTAAACAAATAGATACTTATAAAGTTCAGAAAGCTACAACTGATTTTGGTGGAAGAAAATGGACCGCGTGGTTTGCACCGGATATTCAGATTAATGAAGGTCCTTATAAATTCAGAGGCTTACCCGGATTAATTTTCGAAATATCAGACAATGAAGGACATTTTCATTATAAATTAGTGAAAAATAAAAATTATAACAAAACACAGTCTACTGAGAATTTTTTAGAAACCTATTATGGTAAATCGCCCACTAATATATCTATGGTCATGTATAAAAAATTGTTTTTAGACTATTACAATGATCCTTTTGCATGGGCTAGAGGAGCACCTGAAGGCAGATGGAGTATAAAAATCGGAGACAAAGAGTATAAGACAAAAGCAGACTTAAAAGAAGCAACCGAAAATTCACAAAAAGAAATGCGTGATAGTTACAATCCAATTGAAAAGAATAACGCAGTAACATTAAAATAA